A stretch of DNA from Sugiyamaella lignohabitans strain CBS 10342 chromosome B, complete sequence:
ttctggggctccgccccagaccccgtggctcttgcttcgcaagagattTCGAGGACCGTCAAGAATCAGAGAGGACTAACGGGCGGTGTAAAGTGTCTACCCATAGAACTCAGCTATCCTAGTTCATATGTTATATTAATACTAAATATCTACTGAAATTGCTGTCGTAATTTCTCAGAGAGTTTACCTCTTGCAAATTGATACACATTCAGAAGACCCTGCTCACTAAGATCAATGTTGTTGATGGATGGCTCATTCGTGGGGGCCTTTGATACACGGGATGCAATAATGACTGGGTCGACCTCGAGAATGATGCCAGAATCAATGGTTTCGTCAACAGCGAGTGACACCAGGTCATAGTTTTCTAGCACAGTACGCTTGTCAGCAGAATGTTTCAGTAAGATATCAAGAGCATCGCGCAGACCGAGCACAACTTGGTATAACATGGCTTCGTTCTCTTCCATGCCTCCAACAATGTATAGTGAAATATCGACAATTTGTTTATAAACAATGACTTTTGAATCATAAAGAATGACATCAGCATTCTGTTTATTAGTCTTGGCGAAGAGACCCTTTTCAAATGCAGTCTGGTCTTTGACTGATGTTGCTAGCTTGTTGTCTGTCACTGCGGCATTAGAGTCGGCGTAGGGTGGTTGGTAGTACTTGGCAAACAATCGCTTGCCATCATTGTCTAATATTAAAACTGCTTCAACAGAGTAGAGACTGATATCTGGAGAGGGCATTGTTTATGTATGTATATGTGTGTGTGTTGTAATGTCGAAAATGTGAAATTGTCTGATGTGAAATGAACTTTTATAAAtgattgatttgatttgaatgaTTCTGCTTCCACAGATAAAATTTAGTACAAACCACTCCAGAAGCTTGCTTTTTGTCTGTATGTATCGGAGATTATCAAAATTCAGCCAGATGGGTAGAATAGGATTTGGCTTCAGCTGTTAGTGCAATTATCGTCTGTAGCTGATGCTGTGAACAGTTGACATATCGGTTGTGCGTGTCCATATCAACACGCGCGATGCGGTGAAGTTGGCGTATTTCCTAGCCCAG
This window harbors:
- the RET3 gene encoding Ret3p (Zeta subunit of the coatomer complex (COPI); COPI coats Golgi-derived transport vesicles; involved in retrograde transport between Golgi and ER; GO_component: GO:0030126 - COPI vesicle coat [Evidence IMP,ISS] [PMID 8617224]; GO_component: GO:0030663 - COPI-coated vesicle membrane [Evidence IEA]; GO_component: GO:0005794 - Golgi apparatus [Evidence IEA]; GO_component: GO:0000139 - Golgi membrane [Evidence IEA]; GO_component: GO:0005737 - cytoplasm [Evidence IEA,IEA]; GO_component: GO:0031410 - cytoplasmic vesicle [Evidence IEA]; GO_component: GO:0016020 - membrane [Evidence IEA]; GO_function: GO:0003674 - molecular_function [Evidence ND]; GO_process: GO:0015031 - protein transport [Evidence IEA]; GO_process: GO:0006890 - retrograde vesicle-mediated transport, Golgi to ER [Evidence IMP] [PMID 8617224]; GO_process: GO:0006810 - transport [Evidence IEA,IEA]; GO_process: GO:0016192 - vesicle-mediated transport [Evidence IEA]); the encoded protein is MPSPDISLYSVEAVLILDNDGKRLFAKYYQPPYADSNAAVTDNKLATSVKDQTAFEKGLFAKTNKQNADVILYDSKVIVYKQIVDISLYIVGGMEENEAMLYQVVLGLRDALDILLKHSADKRTVLENYDLVSLAVDETIDSGIILEVDPVIIASRVSKAPTNEPSINNIDLSEQGLLNVYQFARGKLSEKLRQQFQ